The DNA region GTATTTGCTATTGTCCACTGGTTGAATGTTAATAGTTTGGGTGTCAAATGAAATATCTAAAGCTATGCTATGCTGCCTTTATAGATTGGTGAATGTTTTAGATATATACTATtgcaaatcaaatatatatgcTGCATGCCTGTATCGATCTTCTCGTCTAAtgcttaattttttgtttttaaaatgtatatatatgtatacttagTAGGATGAGCTGCAAAAGACTGGGTGTCTTCAATCTTCGTCACCATTCACTAACCCACTTTAGTTTAGGGTTTTTGCACCCCCGAACAACCTGAAAACAAGCATATGCGTAGTTCTTTGAGGTCTTCGAGCTTTAGAAAGATGATGCTTCAAGGGAGGATgatagaagagaaaaaaggAACAGATCAGAAGAACACATGGGAAGCACTCGTTGTGTAGAACTTAATTCGCAGAtgtttaataaaagaaaagctAATATTAGAGAAATTTTGCTTTTTCCTTTCCATCATCAGTAAGCAGGTCGGCCGGCCGAAAGCAGATTTCATGGACTTGGAACAAATACCATTTAGCACTAGCTTGTAGATAATCCATTTCAATCTCAATCTGaatgcatataaaatgaaatcgTACCAATTACACCGGATCATTTTTACCAACAGATGATGACACTAAGATATCCCTTTACATTGACAACTTTTATGTCCTGCTACAAAGGGAGGGGGGATCAAAGAAACCATTTGGTACTTTGAAACAAAGATGAGGATACTGTTGTCCAGTCTAGACACCCCGGAAACTATCTGTTTTATCAAGTCTGGAAGTCCCCGAGCTTGAAGATTCCCCCATTATGTCGGGAGAAGATGCTACACGGGTCTCCCTCTTCAAAGTTGTTGGCAAGCCTGAAACCTCCTGTAGAATGTTCAAAGGTATTCACAGAGTTACTTCTCTCCGGCATACTGAAAGCAAACTCAGTAATTGCTCGAGATAAGGGGGAATATGTCTAATACTTCCTTTTTTTTCACCTAATTCTCTGATGAGTACTTgaaattaagaaaaacaaaTCCCGCTGTGTATTTTATTATCACatgtaaaaagtttttttttaagtgatgaTCTTATGGTAGTACCTTCATCAAGTGCATCCTTAAGTCACAAGGCCGGACTTGATTCCCAATACAGGCCATGACAAACCTTGAATATTGAAACAATACATCTGCTGCAGCTTGTTTCTTTTCTTCACTCTGCAATTAACATAAAGATAATAACAAGCAGGAATACAAGGTACAAATTCTATGAGCCTGGGGTGAGTCCCTATCTCTCTTTATTCCTCTATCCTAGACACACACTACATACGCACCCTTTTGACAAATGTTATAATCTAATATTGGGCTAaggtcactcaattgggctatatGCATATGGGCCAAActacactaaaagattgaatccaaccaattagctagtctaactcatgaccttataaacccatatattctctcttatattttcaatgtggacTCTCAACAACAAACAAATGAGAACTTGAGAGATTCAAAGAATCCATATTTTGCTTAATTGGCGCAGATATATGTCTGGTGCCAATCACTcgaacaaagcttttggcagaAATCGATTAGACAATAGACAAATGTATGTACTTGATGCCAATCACCcgaacaaagcttttggcagaAATTGATTAGACAATAGACAAATGTACGTAATTGAGATAGTCAAGTGTGAAGTGTCTATTACTACCACCATGGTGCGCAGAAAACTGCACAAGAAATGGTTATTCTTGACTGAGTAGTATTCATACCATTCTTCCAAGCTAACAATTTATTTAAGCCCAAGAAATAGCTCACTTGGACTAGAGATGCAGTGATCCTTCTAAATATAAGGAATGTTAATTTATAGCCCTAACACTGTATCCAATTTACTAAAACCGAAAATAACTAGACAAGCAACTCAATCTTCTGGTAAAATCAGTAACCATATCCCTTTTAATCATGCGATCAAGTCATACACACGAGTGAATAATAATACAACACAAGCCTCAAATCAATGGCTCAAAAATTGATCACTTTGTGACATAACAGTGCAAAATCAGATTTCAAATGataaaaatttcacaaaatttCTTAAACACAACAAATTGGCTCCAGAATCTTGGCTTTATAAGAAGAAACGGCATAGGCTTTTGAAGCCGTAATCAGGAACAACCCCTAAGGTTTCCAATTAAGCAAATACGGAGTAGATATCAAAGCTGAAAGCATACGAAGCGTTGAAGAGAATAGGTTAAATTGCCGGCATACCTCGTAGTCGTCTTTCATGGCTGAATCTCAAATTTCTTCCTCGATTCTTCCGTTCCGGTTAGAGTGTTTCTATATTTATACTCGTATACAAATGTATATATATCCGTCTACAACCTCTCCAATTGCATTGCGATGGCGAAGCGCTGCACGAAAGAGCACAATGGAAAGTGAATAAGATATCCTATCCGGCTATCCCTAATTCCATAAATTAAGGAAACGGGAACACAGAAATGGGGAAATTGCTGAACGAGTAGAAAAGAAAGAGAGCGAAAAGCATAGAGTGAATTGAGAGAGAGATCTAGATACTTCAGCACAGAATATGCATATACATACTTACGTGACCTTTTCGCCGGAAAATATCGCCGTTGAATCGTTCGCAGCTGAATTACCGGAAAACTTAGCCCGCCGAAACTATACTCTTTAAGTCTTAAATTATTAATGGAAGCTACATTTTCTATTAATTAAGTccaatataaatattgttttcaaaaaaaaaaaataaagtccaatataaatattgatcattcatataaaaaaaaacaaatatttgactcttgtaaattgtaattaaatttagTCCACTGCCAAGAACAAGTAGGGTGCTTAGGATCCGATGGCACGCATCAATTGAGCATCTCTTCACGCTCAATGTAGACGCAAGTGTCAAATCAGGGACAAATAGAGCTGGGTTTGGAGGAGTCATCAGGAACGGAAACGGCGAGTAGGTTAAAGGTTTCATGGGCAGAACCGAAATTGGTGACCCTTCCATAGTCGAGGCAAGAGCTATCGCGGAGTGTCTTCAGTGGGCGTGGAAGATAGGAATTCGAGACATGGAGGTGCAATCGGATGCAAAGAATGTTGTCCAATGGATTCAGGAAGGCGCTGTGGGGCGTGGCCCCCTGAGGCAATATATTGAGGATGCAAGATGGTGGATCAATAGAGACTGGAGGGTTGGGTAAAGGAAGTTTTTCGGGAGCAGAACAAGGTGGCTGACTCCCTTGCATCTTTCAGAGCGTATCAAGATGACAAGGGGAGAACGTTAGACTCATGCCCCTTAGTGAGCGATGAGGTGTACCTCAATGACATTGTGCACGTCACGAGTGCTCGACGAGTGGAGGAGGCAACATAGCTCTTGTCTCCCCTGGGGTCCCCCCTCCCTTtccgatttaaaaaaaatttagtccACTGCTAAGGATTTCATCAAATGCTTTGaagaatttaatttatattttcaagaacaatgcttctagtaaaaaaaaaataataatttaatcaacgaccaaaaattaaaaaataatgttaaaacaaaacttaaaataagtttcataaatattacaagttTTGAAAACTTTGTAAATGTATACCCCGTGTTAAACTTGTGTTGAATATATTGTTAGTTGTTTATAGATGCATTGTTAAATTTTTGTTGAGTGCACCTGTGCacaaaagaaatttgaaataattacaaaaatattgttgtgtttgttttttttttcttattttctggTGGTCAGATTTTTCAAGATGGACAAATACAATTTGTCGAtacatttagattttttttttaactattatgATATTGTTTGGGGATGAGTTGTGTGGGGTGGGTTTTGATTGAACGAGAGTGTGGAATTTGAATTAGCCTCCGAAAGTGAAATGTTTTTTCTGGAATTTATGTATCCTCTAGCTTCCTACGAAGGATGCACTACTTGTTAAACGTGTCCAATGTGATCCTATGTGTCCTTTGTGTGGGTTGGCGAATGAAAGTATTGTCCACCTGTTTGCTAATTGTGTTTTTCCTCATCACTGTTAGCGTTTGCTTAATGCTTGCTAGAATTTATCTTATGTTCCCTATCTTGATGTTTGGCTTGAGGAGATGTGGACAAATTTAAATGTTGAGATGCTGAAAAAGGTGGTGGCGGTGTGTTGGCCCGATTTGGAAAAAAGGAATGCGATGGTTTGGAATCAAAAGTGGGCGAACCCAGCTTCCATTGTGCAGCAAGCCTTGTGTTTTATTCGAAGTTGGCAGGAGGTTCATGGTATGGCTCAGCATCATACTCCTTTGTATGTGGTGCCTGGATTATACAAACAATCGCATGGGGTTTGGGTGGTGTGTCCGTGAGTGGGATGGGAGTGTAATGGGGTTGTCATGTTTGCTAAGCAAGGCTTGTATATGGTTCGCAAGGCTGAAGCTATGAGGGCTAGGGAAGCTCAAAGTTGGATTAAGGAGAAAGGGTGGCATAAAGTTGTTTTTTAAACACATGCTCAACTTGTTCCACGTGCAGTCATGATTGGGTCAAATATTTTGCTTTTTGCCTTTGGTTCATTTTCATTGGGTCAAATATTTTGCCTTTTGCCTTTGgttcattttcattttgttcCTCGCAGTAGTAACAAGGCGGCTCATGCTATTGCTCATATTTAAtacactagtattttcacccgtgcgttgcacggaatgaattttttataatattttaagaaatatttgaatcgatatataattatataaattataacatcgaatatgagtatgaataagtgtataaatgcaattatgagtatgaataaatgcaattatagtatgagtcttccttgcatgcaacaaatatcacaaaaattcagtattctaaaataagtgtataaatgtaataggtagataatttacattattacatcatattcattaatttaattacttgtcggttagttactGCAatatcttgaggtacacttatattttgatattcagtaagtataactatattagagaaaaatttacatgcgAGTAatggataatcagttgagtaattgttggttgaccgagcgttgtgttggaggaagaagatgatatatagtgaagatgatattgccattcactatatatcatcttcttccttcaacacgttgatattatctggacaaataactgttggaaaaaaattagcataaaatgacattttactggcaatattgtggtacaaatatatgtggggtccacttttgatttgggtcgggtcaaattggattcgtgttcttcgtagttagacgaaaagattgatatattgtacgctcaaaactgataatgggtgaatgagaaattgattctcaaagttgacccatttgagttagaaaaatatagagaaaaacatttcaagtaacttttgtcccacattggtttgagaagtggtttgcaccactacttatacaagagtttttctaaggcttattgaattgtatagcatagaggctctctctcgcgcgcaaggggggagggggtgcaaatgaaatcccaaaatgaacttaaaaaggcttgactcgtgtgccGACACCtacatgcacgaatgtcgttcagaaaattggttggccttgcgggttgaattatgccaaattttcatattttgtacaatattacgcaccataccataatacaagttaaaactgaggatattgtttttattaatagtatagattgcattgcagagaaatatatatactgaattattaccattagtaattctagtctagaattgtattacgaataggaacgtagggaagaatatattttattaggaattctattttaatttacaattgtattagggataggaattgtattaccatattttacaatattacgcaaaccataatattataggtctgttttgggcgggaagttaaaactgaggatattgtttttattaatagtatagattgcattgcagagaaatatatatactgaattattaccattagtaattctagtctagaattgtattacgaataggaacgtagggaagaatatattttattaggaattctattttaatttacaattgtattagggataggaattgtattaccatattttacaatattacgcaaaccataatattataggtctgttttgggcgggaagttaaaactgaggatattgtttttattaatagtatagattgcattgcagagaaatatatatactgaattattaccattagtaattctagtctagaattgtattacgaataggaacgtagggaagaatatattttattaggaattctattttaatttacaattgtattagggataggaattgtattaccatattttacaatattacgcaaaccataatattataggtctgttttgggcgggaagttaaaactgaggatattgtttttattaatagtatagatagatggCATTGcacagaaatatatatactgaattattagcattagtaattctagtctagaattgtattacgaataggaacgtagagaagaatatattttattaggaattctattttaatttaagttgtattagggataggaattgtattaccatattttacaatattacgcaaaccataatattataggtttgttttgggcgggaagttaaaactgagtatattgtttttattaatagtatagattcgatggttttgttttcaaaaaaaaaaaaactattatgatatttgaatatttatcaATACCCAAGTGCATACACAATAGCGGCATGTGTGCACATATGAACCTAAAGGCAATAACAACATACATGATACAACGACTTAACATAAATGACGGCATGCACACTAACAAATCATTAACGTACGCGATGGCCCGATTCAATACACTACAACAAACACACTTTGATTAAATGTGCGCATTAAAATAGAAGCGTATACACAACCTTGTAATGCACATAACACTACAATGCAGTGCACACATACCGCATACCTTAGCCCCATAAAACGATTCAATACTCAATTCAAATCAAAGTACAATACATCATCCAGAAATGAAGGAGAGGTTGTCCACTCCCCACAAC from Ipomoea triloba cultivar NCNSP0323 chromosome 6, ASM357664v1 includes:
- the LOC116022090 gene encoding uncharacterized protein LOC116022090, coding for MKDDYESEEKKQAAADVLFQYSRFVMACIGNQVRPCDLRMHLMKEVSGLPTTLKRETRVASSPDIMGESSSSGTSRLDKTDSFRGV